One genomic window of Triplophysa rosa linkage group LG11, Trosa_1v2, whole genome shotgun sequence includes the following:
- the si:ch211-237i5.4 gene encoding slit homolog 1 protein yields MLLSIVLLFLYLSPLRSSRLCGHLCHCFEHSDLVDCHAKGLEDVPHGLPHGTWLLDLGGNKLTEIRSRAFAGLWSLRILVLSGSSIQDVETNAFYSLSFLEKLDMSHNKLTRIPPHFSESLSSVRELRLDHNALLFLKPPGLEHLENLEKLDLSHNRIHSLDPGTFRGLSRLRHLYLQGNRLGVVRDGSLTMLPGLEVLLLGNNNISRIEVNALAPLHSLSLLGLEGNHLEHLNFKTFLSLHTAATHLQLAGNPWNCDCDLHRVFSKLLSVRHLHVDDYHNVTCQEPWQLAGASLAWVDGQLCMAETVTVLVIIVTVIVTVFGALIMAERKRKKRKHWEQSEGETQDH; encoded by the exons ATGCTGCTGTCCATCGTGTTGCTTTTTCTCTATCTGTCTCCATTGAGGAGTTCAAGACTGTGTGGTCACCTCTGCCATTGCTTTGAGCACTCAGACCTGGTGGACTGTCATGCCAAGGGTCTTGAGGATGTACCTCATGGACTTCCCCATGGTACATGGCTCCTAGACTTAGGAGGAAACAAGCTTACAGAGATCCGAAGTCGAGCTTTCGCTGGCCTTTGGTCTCTTCGAATTCTTGTGCTGTCGGGCAGTAGCATCCAGGATGTGGAAACAAAT GCTTTCTATTCTCTCTCCTTTCTGGAGAAGCTGGACATGAGCCATAACAAGCTCACTCGGATTCCACCTCATTTCTCAGAGAGCCTGTCTTCAGTGCGTGAGCTGCGTCTGGACCACAATGCGCTGCTTTTCCTCAAACCTCCAGGCCTGGAACATCTGGAGAACCTTGAGAAACTGGACTTGAGTCACAATCGGATCCACTCCCTGGATCCCGGCACGTTCCGCGGCCTGTCCCGCCTGCGACATCTCTACCTGCAGGGGAACCGACTTGGTGTCGTGCGGGACGGCTCTCTCACCATGCTGCCTGGGTTAGAGGTCCTTCTCCTGGGGAACAACAATATCTCCCGGATTGAGGTAAATGCACTCGCTCCACTTCACAGTTTGTCTCTGTTGGGCTTGGAAGGGAATCATTTGGAGCACCTGAATTTTAAGACGTTTCTGAGTCTTCACACGGCTGCTACACACCTGCAGCTAGCTGGGAATCCCTGGAACTGTGACTGCGACCTGCACCGCGTCTTCAGCAAGCTGCTCAGTGTGCGCCACCTCCACGTGGACGATTATCATAACGTAACTTGTCAAGAGCCCTGGCAGCTCGCTGGGGCATCTTTGGCATGGGTGGACGGCCAGTTGTGTATGGCAGAGACTGTAACCGTGTTAGTCATTATTGTTactgtgattgttaccgtattTGGTGCCTTGATCATGGCGGAGAGAAAACGTAAGAAGAGAAAACACTGGGAGCAGAGCGAGGGCGAGACACAAGACCACTGA
- the lsm12a gene encoding protein LSM12 homolog B: protein MAAPGPGEYFNVGSHVSCLTCLGQRLQGEVVAFDYPSKMLTLKCAPSSGKPNLSDVVLVNLAYVSEVDIINDRAETPPPLASLNFNKLANRAREEKEDKLSLAFAVSAGVSVEGQQLFQTIHKTIKECKWQEKNIIVMDDVVINPPYHVDNCKGKEGSALSHVRKIVEKHFRDMESQKPLQHSQQAQQTQKDSAVSS, encoded by the exons ATGGCGGCTCCTGGACCAGGGGAGTATTTCAACGTCGGGAGCCATGTCTCCTGCCTCACCTGCCTGGGGCAGCGCTTGCAAGGAGAGGTCGTCGCTTTCGACTACCCGTCCAAGATGCTGACTTTGA AATGTGCCCCGTCCAGTGGTAAACCCAACCTCAGCGATGTGGTCCTAGTTAACCTGGCCTACGTGTCAGAGGTGGACATCATCAATGACCGTGCTGAAACCCCTCCCCCTTTAGCATCTCTTAATTTTAACAAG CTTGCGAATAGAGCACGGGAGGAAAAGGAAGACAAGTTGTCGCTAGCGTTTGCAGTTAGTGCTGGCGTCTCTGTGGAGGGCCAACAACTGTTCCAGACCATTCATAAAAC GATCAAAGAATGCAAATGGCAAGAGAAAAACATTATAGTGATGGATGATGTGGTCATAAATCCGCCGTACCATGTGGACAACTGTAAAGGAAAAGAAGGCAGTGCTTTGAGTCACGTGCGTAAAATA GTTGAAAAACATTTCCGGGACATGGAGAGCCAAAAACCATTGCAACATTCACAGCAAGCTCAACAAACACAGAAGGACTCTGCTGTATCATCATGA